GTACCCCTTTGGCTGTCAGTGGATACTGGAACTTGCAGACGAGCAACAGATGGACAGCTGCGGCTTGGATATGCCTATGGTATATActcatgtatacatatatacaataccTTACTGACTGTTGTgcacatatattgtatatatgtatacatatatacaatatatgtgcACAACCGTCAGTGAGGTATTGGGATTTTTCTTACAAATAACAgatcaatgttttgtttttactgttATTTTCTCTTCACTCCAACTCATCTtttggattaaataaaatatgtatacagGACCCTAGTCATGGAGATGGCCCAGGGAAATGTCCTCCTTTTTCAACCATCCCTTGAATTCTATTTTAGTGTTTCTGTGTAGAACTTTTAATCAGATGCCTTCAATAACTTGTTTTACATATTTGTGGATTAAGAGTTGATAAAATAAGAATCTGTTCTTGTTGAGCAAAAACAGCAGCCCTCAAGCCATGGGGCTGCTCCCTCTGGGTCCAGTATATGGAGATGGTACGTGCACTGACAGTAATTCATGGTTGGATTTAGAAGTGAGtgaatatttacttttttggTTATTCCTGGAGCTATAACAGAATGACTATTCTgaccatatttctatatatctctaAACTGGCCCTTATGTATACaaaagaagcagaaaaacaaaagaaaacagacaaaaaatatattgcagataTAAGCAAAACCATACTGAAAATAAGAAATCTACATGACACTTATTCAGTGTAGAatcataaatgtaaaaaaggaaCCACACACTATCCCAATTCTGAGCattgaattatttggcttttagTGTGTAAACATCTAATCATACAAAGGGCAGATACTATCGCAGCCAACCGTGccctatttaaataaataaataaatgagaggGTATATAAGTGGAATACTTCAAACTACAGCAGCTGTATAAAGGGAAAGGcaacctttaaaaaaagaatacatttttatattcctCCCAGTGATACAAGCTCTTGGTTGCTTTTTTCTAAGCTGTTAAAATGACAGTAACTAATGTATTAGTTTCCTTGTGTCTTTTGGAAAGTACCATGCCCAAAGATTTGAAAGTGGTGGTTTACCCTTAACATACACggatctaacagttcacattaatagaacaatccttgccatatacatagttaacaaaaagtgtgcagctgaagagatattcatctcagaatcatccctctgctgatccttcacttctgcacagaccctgtgccagggggggtcaatgacccccctATAAATACTACAGTCGCTTTttcacttccttatatgatgacacacagtactggcagcagacttaacccCTATTGGCTGtttctcctgtcagtctgacattgcttcctgtgccttTGATAGtactgcaaatctaacataactgtatgttagatttgtgagatgctgagtctgtttgcctatgccattgcaagaaagcaattaaccaatgaccttttagattatgcaactggttagagtgcacatgCAACCAATGAACTGGTCCAATTGGAAAAAAGTAATGGCAAAGCCTGGACATGATGATGTAAGCTTAAAGCAAGTTCTTAGTgagtcaggttcaaaataggccactcccatcccttcagaaatcCACTTTGCAAACTGCATTGTACATAGTTAATGATCCTTTTTCTGGGCTATGGAATACTGCACTTGGGAAAACTTTGTGCCAGGCTACAGCATACAAGaccttttgttgcccatggtaagTAACAGTGGGGACAAAATGTTCAGATCCTTGACCTGCTTCCCATTCACTTTTATGGCATCTGTCTACAAATGTGGGTGCAAAAGCTTGTGATAAAGACTATAGTTAATGTATTTTCCCTTTCCACAGATGCTAAACTGTGCTCTGACTGCAACTCCAATGCTGTTTGTACTACTAAAACCAATTATGTTACATGCAGCTGCAAGACTGGCTTTGCAGGAAATGGTATTAACTGCACAGAAATAGTGTTTTGTAGTAGTGTTTCATGTTGCCCTCCTGGATACCAGTGGAACCAAGGATCATTGGCCTGCAGTGATATCAACGAATGTCTGAACCCATTAAATTTGTGTTATCCAGCTACATGTACAAACAAGGTTGGCAGTTACATATGTGGTAGTACTGTTGGAATGAGCTGCGGAGGAATTTACTGCCCAAATGATCTGGACTGTATCTATATTAATGGAACTCCGACTTGTGCTGATCCCTGTAAATACAGCAAGCAGCTGGATGGAGCAAGCAGGCTATATACTATCAATTCCACTGGAGTATTCCCCACTGACCAGTTCAACATTGGATGGTTCCATTATACACCAGGTTTCAAGATGAAGGAAGGTTGCATAGGACCTCTTAAATGTGGCTCTGCTGGACCTTTCACTCTATCCAGCCACCCAAATATAGGGGATGGCATAAAGTTGAAGTCTACTATAGTTAACACAGTCACAGGGTGCATACCTGGATCATCTATACCTGTGAAAGCATGTGATGGATTCTATGTCTACAAGTTTCTGGGGACCTTATGGTCAGAAGTCTATTGTTCAGGTGTGTATAAGACAATACAGCATTCTTTAACCTTTCAGAGGTGTTGACTTTAGAGGTGTTAAAGTGACACTTACACACTTGACCCCCTGATGCTCCTAAATGCTGCaacaaaaaattacatttctccTTAATACTATATGACATTGATAGATTATTACCTGTTTGGGGGAAAGCAAGTTGATTACTGTATGTAAAGTTTTAGTATAACCAATTGATCATAACTGTAGTATTAATCTGGTGCCAATAGAATGAGGCAAGGAGAGAACCATGCTTAAAATGGCAATACACGTAGCAATTATGATCTTTGGGTCACAGGAAAGAACATTCGCTTACCCATTGACGTTTGGGgatgaatcatcagatatggacgtagaaacaatagggattctacctccacctgccaattcagccccaaACGCAGATTTGgcttgggcaccttcaacggcgcccaatcaaaatcttttaacctgcccgatctacGAGATGACAGATATGCACAGCCTTTGTGTCAATCtgtcatacatgcaccaaatattgtttcggtgtgtgtatggccagcttaaggctgcaGCAAAACATTACAGTTAAATAACTGTGAAACTGTTGATAGATACACATCAGAAGCATTGGGCTAATGGTtgtattttacttaaaaaaaaatgattacagaTATAATAGACCTTTGTTCATTCAGCTGTATAAAGGCACCAAGATTTAGAGCATTTACAGCAGAGAGTTTGTTATTTTCTATAGATATGagataatgggcccgattcactaaagtccgaaataaggagtgctatttatagcatgcgttaaaaatcttatcacttcttatttttcgctcgattcactaaaaggacacttgtcataattaagaagcgatgttcttggcgttatttatcttgcgatgacatattttcaagcaacgtgctgcgtaatatgttgtgcgctgcgtaatatattgcttgaaaatatgtcgtcgcaagataaataacaccaagaacatcgcttcttaattatgacaagtgtccttttagtgaatcgagcgaaaaataagaagtgataagatttttaacgcatgctataaatagcactccttatttcggactttagtgaatcgggcccaatatattttgaaaaaggaaggtattattcatttttgtattttttttttgtatcttttggACATTTAGGATTTATATGTGCTTTATTTCTAGGTAGAAGCTTTGTCTTTGAAATGTATTGGTATTCtgttaataaatgataataagtTAATGGAATGTTTGGGGGGAACTAGGTATGCAGCAATTTATTCAATAATTATAAAGCTTTATCTGTTTGCAGACATATCTGCAGCAACAACAACTTTAACGACTACGACAACCACAACAACATCACCAGCTACAACAACTACACCCACAACCTCTACAACAACAACTACACCCACAACCACTGCACCCACAACCACTACAACAACCACTGCACCCACAACCACTACAACAACCACTGCACCCACAACCACTACAACAACCACTGCACCCACAACCACTACAACAACAACTACACCCACAACTACTACAATCACTACACCCTCAACCACTACACCCACAACCACTATGCCAATAACCACAACTACCCCTTTATTTATTAGTTCAGCCACGCCAGCCACATCACATTCCCAATTCTCAGCATCATTACCATTACTTTCTTCATCTACCGGTGAATTAAATATCCCAGCCACAAGTAACCCATCACCAACTACTTTAAAGTCATCAACAGCAACTACCAATTTTACCACTCAATCCCATAATTTGAACACATCAACAACATCATCTTCACCCAAAACTCCATGTGCCAACATAACTTCCCAGCCTATTACAATACCAGTATCACAGCCGTATCCAGAAGAGAACATAACCATTACCCATGTCAGCAGCAGAAGTATACTGACTGTCAGAATTGTAAGCCAAAAAACTGAAGACATAGATACAAAGAGTCTAGAGATAAATGAGACAACCATTGTGAATATAGAGGTAAAGACAATTACCCCAAATAACATCTACACAAAAACAACAACTTCTGTCTCCCCTACATCCATCCTTATTCATGTGGCTGGCAGTGCCCCTGAGTCATTAGCTGACCGGCCAGACACTATAGTGACCAGCAGTGAAACCACAACACCTAACACAGAGATATTTCAGCCTGATTCTTACTGCAGTCAACCTGCCCAAACAAAAACAACTACGGAAACGTCCTCAACTGCTGGAAACCGATGTTCAAGCATTGTCTCAgcaaccaccaccaccaccattacCACAACGGAGGAAATTATTGTTCTGGGCCCTCGTGGATTCTCTGCCAGCTGTACCCATTATTAATTCTTGCAAACCTCATTGTCTTTAATATATGTTTTCTTGATAATACTGTAGATCTTTATACACTGTCTTTTATATGTTATTGTATTTCTATATGTCTGTTAGCAAAATAATTGACCATCCAACTGATGTGACCAGAGTATTGATTGTAaaagagcaatgtttttttttagtaaaagcaATTCTACAATACTTTAGCACTTCCGATATTAACATTTGCATTTGTGTGTCTATATGCAAGTTATTACAGATGTTTGTGGTAATAAGcgacagcaacattaaaggactAAAATTAAATTCCCAGCCAAACGATTATATGTGATACTGTGCCCAATGAATCCAAATGCTAACAGGTGGGGGCCTCACCCACCTAAAACCATTTATATAAATGGCAATGGCAgctgagttttccagataagggatttttctgtaatttcaatCACGATCCCTGAAAGCAGAagtaaagttaaaatcactggggaggtACCAGATGTGACCTCCAAGCGATTATTGTCACTTACATGATACCCAggcaggtgctcctgttagcagaaaactgcactggagCGGGATACTTCTGCAAGCATACCATGGAGCAAttgtcttcttctgcttcttcattcTTCTGTTGCCCAGGGCCAACGCATGTATGATAGAGTGAAAAAGCCACTGTTGCTTAAAGTTCAGCGTTTCAATGTtcaaagaagaaggaagaagcagAAAAAAGGTCACAATGTGGTTCTCAGTCAGAGGTACCCCAGGCCGGTACGGTTTTCTGCTAACatgagcaccagcccggggtatcaggtaagtgattttgATCACTGGAGAAAGCCTAACTTTTCTtgtacttttaggggcacatttactaatccacgaacgtccgaaaagggtccgaatgcgttttttttgtaaggatcggtattttgcgactttttcgagcactcaatacgaaaaagtcgcgacaattcacgaaattcgtaatggctataaaaaatttgcgacaattcgcacaagtcataatggctatgaaaaagtcgcgacaattcgcgcaagtcataatggctatgaaaaagtcgcgacaattcacgaaatttgtaatggctatgaaaaagtcgcaacaattcacaaaagtcataatggctatgaaaaagttgcgacaattcacgaaatttgtaatggctatgaaaaagtcgcaacaatttgcgcaagtcgtaacggctacgaaaaagttgtaaaaaatacGTGGAATAGtaaattagtaaatcagccccttagtcttctaaatatcattaacattttttatacatgtaataaacccaatatgattttttttgccaccaatatgaactCATACGGCTTAGTTACAATCAAGCAAtggactgttttatttctacacagaaaaaggaaatcatttttaagttatatttttttcttcctaaaatggactctatgggagaatGGCCTtaaggataacaggtttctggataagggatcccatactttaACATGTaattagatatgcagtaagtatgtatggtaaaaatatataaaagtaatcAGCACTTGATACATTCCCTTTAAACTACACAAAAACTGTAAACTCTAAGCCCAAATATTTTCTTTATGGTTTAAATGAAGAAGCGGCTTATGAATAATGAATTTTCAACCATCAGTAAATCATACCCAAATCTTTTTTAGccatttttgctttttacataGTAAGAAACTTTGTAAGATTCTcttaaccacaaaaaatgaaatcACCTTGTGTGAATACATAATAATACTAACGTTGTCTGCATTTCTACAaaccattttttaatataatagatGGCAAAAATGCTGCAATTAACAGGACTTGTTtccaaaaaaaacaacatttttgattatttcatgttactgatcctttaaaaaaacattcaaTTTTAGAGGTACAACAGAAAATTCTAATGCTTTAGTCAGCAACAACAACTCTCAACTTGAGCATCCAGACCACATGGTGTTTCTACTCAAAAATATTTTCTAGATCTGAATGTAATCTTCTCATAGAGtccttttatttcttttgtaatCCATCCATTACTTTCTAGATATCTGTCTTGACTGTTACATATGGTAGAGTAGATAGGGCAACtgatatttgtgttttgtttattttcaccccaaataaaatgcatttgagCTGATGTCATTCTAAATATTAGTTTGTTTTAAGGTTGTTTCTCTTTCATGTTATCATTGAATAAAGGGTCTCTTTATGCAACTGTGATCTTCATTTGTCTATTTAAGTCTAGAAAGGCTAATGATTTGTTTTCTGTGTCAGTAAAACTCATTCTGAAAATCCATATTTGTTTAATAGTCCAGTTAGTTAAAAAAGGGAAACCTTCCATATTCTTTGAAAGCAGTCAGGCCAGGACTGAGcttcaatataggccctggcatttcaagtacacataggcccaaacagccccccctccccGCCCAAAAAATGGGCCAAAAATATAATACACCCCTTCAgataatatgttttattaaacagGGCCCTCCTTTGTCTGTCATTATTTGTATACAATTTGAATGTTTGATGTTAACACTCTTCCATTTGTACAGAGCTAGAGAATATGCTGGCACTTAATAAATAGGCGTTAATTATAATCAGTGTCCCCACCATGTAAGGGCCTATGGGTTCAAGCTGGATCAcctattgttgtgacttagagAATGAGCCATTTTGAACTGTACCTAGAAATGAGCCCTGACGTGTCCTGCTCCAGATAAAATATAAACCTTTATGATTTGCCTTATTTTGCAGGAATTTCATGCCCTCTTTCACAAGTTACAATGTTCAGTCTGTTTGCACAAAGCTAATGCTGAATCCTTGTATGGTGACCAGCAGGATCATAGCTAGAATAGTTGTTGTAATAGGTCagtacaataaaacttttttacaAGGGCTACTGGGTGAGAGAAGTTATTACTAATTAACAACAAGAAccttctagggcagtgctgtccaactggcggcccgcaaccccctctgtgtggcccccacctgtctggctgctttgatggcttactcttgtgtaagctctaagtggtatcagtactgtgattaactgcccccctgcatggttctcacctcagattcaggctgtaatccctctgtattgttaaaaaatgtaatcccctgtgtttttaacactttttaatctctgcattgttcaccccctgcagtgttcacacctcaagctcaggctctaatcacccacattgttcccctgttcacacctcaggagcagtagaaacccacaaataatccctgcacactacaaaaagaacatatactgaggtggtactgcaattaaaaagttttttaatatatagttattgtgcagactgtaggagcagtgccagcattgtgtcactgtaggctgcctgtgtgtgccatacacacaggcatcatagggcaagcagagtatggcacacgcaggcagggtagggaaggcagagtatggcacacacaggcagggtagggaaggcagagtatggcacacacaggcagggtagggcaggcagagtatggcacacacaggcagggtagggcaggcagagtatggcaggtttttgctgtactacaaccatttatatgggtatggtcatgtgataacatgggtgtggtttaaagtgggtgcggtttcaaaaaggggtgtggtcaaaactggcttccattatcggccctccaccacgtacgtcggaaaaattccggccctcggtacaacagaagttggacagcactgttctagggtaCTGAAGCTGAGCTAATCAATCAATACCAGGGGATTCTGGAATTAATCCGCTATTGCAGTTGTACAGCCAGTAATACTGTGATCCACAGCATGGAACTGAAGGGATTGTGCTGATTTAATTTAGGAGAAAGCAGCCATATATATGGTCGATAATGCAAAACCTGTAAAGAAACCAAAGTAAGCTGGTACAAGGTTTTTCTTGGGATTTAAAGCTGGGAATTTAGCAAAGACCTCTGTGATCTACTACTTAAATGCAATGATTCAGCTATTTTtaaaccataaatttttacaatgcactaaaccatgtcaaataacgtcaaatagaaggaagtgcttttattttaatacctttgggttcaattatgtccataactgcttgaaaactgtgctctacccagaccttatgccattttccggtttagactcttcagtatacaTCTCAGAGCCGccggccctcatagacttctatgacaccctcacctacttaaagtgaagtgaatatttatagagtgggtggggcttagcGATATCA
This sequence is a window from Xenopus tropicalis strain Nigerian chromosome 2, UCB_Xtro_10.0, whole genome shotgun sequence. Protein-coding genes within it:
- the LOC101732121 gene encoding uncharacterized protein PB18E9.04c-like isoform X2 produces the protein MDKKKFLLGVLLLAICWNQCLTQNAKLCSDCNSNAVCTTKTNYVTCSCKTGFAGNGINCTEIVFCSSVSCCPPGYQWNQGSLACSDINECLNPLNLCYPATCTNKVGSYICGSTVGMSCGGIYCPNDLDCIYINGTPTCADPCKYSKQLDGASRLYTINSTGVFPTDQFNIGWFHYTPGFKMKEGCIGPLKCGSAGPFTLSSHPNIGDGIKLKSTIVNTVTGCIPGSSIPVKACDGFYVYKFLGTLWSEVYCSDISAATTTLTTTTTTTTSPATTTTPTTSTTTTTPTTTAPTTTTTTTAPTTTTTTTAPTTTTTTTAPTTTTTTTTPTTTTITTPSTTTPTTTMPITTTTPLFISSATPATSHSQFSASLPLLSSSTGELNIPATSNPSPTTLKSSTATTNFTTQSHNLNTSTTSSSPKTPCANITSQPITIPVSQPYPEENITITHVSSRSILTVRIVSQKTEDIDTKSLEINETTIVNIEVKTITPNNIYTKTTTSVSPTSILIHVAGSAPESLADRPDTIVTSSETTTPNTEIFQPDSYCSQPAQTKTTTETSSTAGNRCSSIVSATTTTTITTTEEIIVLGPRGFSASCTHY
- the LOC101732121 gene encoding uncharacterized protein PB18E9.04c-like isoform X1; amino-acid sequence: MFLTSLEAYNPQTTSYNQKSRCGQQFSLYSLVCKVQLCTVWSRSSFVRSILASKRRLQAHDKMDKKKFLLGVLLLAICWNQCLTQNAKLCSDCNSNAVCTTKTNYVTCSCKTGFAGNGINCTEIVFCSSVSCCPPGYQWNQGSLACSDINECLNPLNLCYPATCTNKVGSYICGSTVGMSCGGIYCPNDLDCIYINGTPTCADPCKYSKQLDGASRLYTINSTGVFPTDQFNIGWFHYTPGFKMKEGCIGPLKCGSAGPFTLSSHPNIGDGIKLKSTIVNTVTGCIPGSSIPVKACDGFYVYKFLGTLWSEVYCSDISAATTTLTTTTTTTTSPATTTTPTTSTTTTTPTTTAPTTTTTTTAPTTTTTTTAPTTTTTTTAPTTTTTTTTPTTTTITTPSTTTPTTTMPITTTTPLFISSATPATSHSQFSASLPLLSSSTGELNIPATSNPSPTTLKSSTATTNFTTQSHNLNTSTTSSSPKTPCANITSQPITIPVSQPYPEENITITHVSSRSILTVRIVSQKTEDIDTKSLEINETTIVNIEVKTITPNNIYTKTTTSVSPTSILIHVAGSAPESLADRPDTIVTSSETTTPNTEIFQPDSYCSQPAQTKTTTETSSTAGNRCSSIVSATTTTTITTTEEIIVLGPRGFSASCTHY